ACCGCCCATGAGCAGGACAACTAAGGGTCCGACCGTGCTGGTAACACGATCGAGATGCTTTCTGGTCTCAAGATCGTAGAAATCCGCCAGCTTGTTGAACATCACTTCGGGTTTTCCCGATTCCTCGCCGATAGAGATCATGTTGACCACCATCTCGGGGAAAATACCCTGCTCCCTCATCTGTCTCGCCAACGTGGAGCCGTGTTTTATCTCCTCGATGCTCTGTTCAACCGCCTTCTCATAGACCTTGTTGCCGATGGTATCTTTAACGACCGTCAGGGCGTCGAGCAATATGACGCCGTTCTCCAATAGCGTCCCCATCGTCCTGGTGAACCTCGCCAGCGCGAAGGCCCTGAAGATCGATCCGATGAGCGGCATCTTTATCCTGAGCCCGTCCAGGGCGATTTTGCCGTTCTCCGTTTTGGCATATTGCCTTATCCCGAAGATAATCGTGATCAATCCGATCAGAATCAGCCACCACCAATCTCTCACCCCTCCGGTGAAGGCTATGAGCATCCTGGTCGGCGCGGGGAGTGTGATCTTCATCTCGGCGAACATAGCCGTGAATTTGGGTATGACGAAGACAGTCAACACGACCAGGATCACCAAGCTCATCGTGAAGAGAATCGCCGGGTAGAACATGGCGGATATGACGGCGCTTTTAAGCAGTCTCTGTCTCTCAGAGAAGCTGGCCAATCTCTCAAATACGGAGCCTAAGATCCCGCCCATCTCCCCGGCGCGGATCATGTTCACGTAAAGCTCGGAAAAAACCTGGGGATGGCGGCTCATGGCGTCGGCAAGCGTCGCCCCGTGTTCCACATCCTCCCTCACCTGGCTTATGACCCTCTTGAAGGTCTTATTGGCGATCTGACCGATGACGATCCCCAGAGCCTCCGCGAGCGGCACGCCGGCGTTGAGCATGGTGGCCATCTGATAGCTGAAGAACTCCACCTCGCTTGATCGAACCCTGCCGCCGAGGAGGGGTATCCTGAAGGCCCGCCTTTCGCCCTCCTCCCCCTCCTCGACGATCCTGGTGGGGAAGAGATCCATCTTGCGCAGAATCGCTATGGCCTCCTGTTGTGAGGAGGCATCTATTGATCCTGATCGCGTGGCTCCGGTGGCAGTTAGAGCCTCATATCTGAACCTCGGCACCGATCACACCCCCTCGTATGCCTCGCTCTGAGTGATCCTCATGACCTCCTCGATCGTCGTTATCCCCATCACCACCTTGCGCCATCCGTCCTCACGCAGGGTCCTCATCCCGTATTTTCTGGCCTCCTGCTTGATCTGCTGGGATGGGACGTTCTCCATCGCCATCTGCCTCAACTGATCGTTCATCACGATCACCTCGAAGATCCCCGTCCTGCCGACATAGCCTCTTCCCCTGCACTCGTCGCAGTCGGCTCCCCTCACGGCCCTGTAGATCATCAGATCGTCCGGCACTGTCTCCGGGTCAACCCCCATGCTCCTGAGCTCCTCCTCGGTCGGGTGATACCTCTGAGCGCAGGACTTGCAGACCTTCCTGACGAGCCTCTGGGCGACTATCCCCTCCAGGGTGGAGGCGACCAGAAACGGCTCTATGCCCATATCTATGAGCCTTGTTATGGCGCTCGCGGCGTCGTTCGTATGCAGCGTGCTGAAGACCAGATGTCCCGTCAGAGAGGCGTGTATGGCCATCTCGGCCGTCTCCAGATCTCGTATCTCACCCACCATGATGATGTCCGGATCCTGTCTGAGTATATGCCTCAATCCGGCGGCGAAGGTGACCCCTATCTCAGGTCTGACCTCTATCTGGTTGATCCCCTCAAGGTCATACTCGACCGGCTCTTCAATCGTGATTATCTTAACCTGTTCGGTGTTGATCTTCTTGAGGCAGGCGTAAAG
This sequence is a window from Candidatus Poribacteria bacterium. Protein-coding genes within it:
- a CDS encoding type II secretion system F family protein, encoding MPRFRYEALTATGATRSGSIDASSQQEAIAILRKMDLFPTRIVEEGEEGERRAFRIPLLGGRVRSSEVEFFSYQMATMLNAGVPLAEALGIVIGQIANKTFKRVISQVREDVEHGATLADAMSRHPQVFSELYVNMIRAGEMGGILGSVFERLASFSERQRLLKSAVISAMFYPAILFTMSLVILVVLTVFVIPKFTAMFAEMKITLPAPTRMLIAFTGGVRDWWWLILIGLITIIFGIRQYAKTENGKIALDGLRIKMPLIGSIFRAFALARFTRTMGTLLENGVILLDALTVVKDTIGNKVYEKAVEQSIEEIKHGSTLARQMREQGIFPEMVVNMISIGEESGKPEVMFNKLADFYDLETRKHLDRVTSTVGPLVVLLMGGMVAFMAVAMVLPIFEASTALGG